In Oreochromis niloticus isolate F11D_XX linkage group LG5, O_niloticus_UMD_NMBU, whole genome shotgun sequence, a single window of DNA contains:
- the LOC100697968 gene encoding cell division cycle-associated protein 7 isoform X3: MQFGECRKRKISSLTALFTTKLKDTVLRMNSLTKELADVFWEDCENDVTFYGFTDTELKDEQNCSFGDEDEAQAQLDIFPKEEETKSKASATSTVQPFRLRVALRSAPSTQQSTDDEDAEAEERTTYKKGVKRTGQRNRTKKERHVKFEDGEAAAARPASTEDRGSDSADDASDTFLARREQNIKANKAMLAQLMADLQKMPGGAGLLKKQAGKQKAKDRSSHPPRSAATGGESRRNPERASRRLTRSMSGTEDPLAAEEAEVELSLEEELLEVRQAPRRRGVPRGNRSKPHIIRPVEEITEDDLELVADNMTEKVYNSVTGSTCHQCRQKTVDTKTCCRSEDCRGIQGQFCGPCLRNRYGEDVKKALLDPDWKCPPCRGICNCSFCRQREGRCPTGILFPLAQYHGFSDVHSYLTSLRNKLKTEVDDVEM; encoded by the exons atgcagtttggaGAATGTAGGAAGAGAAAAATATCTAGTCTAACTGCATTATTTACCACAAAGCTGAAG GACACGGTTTTAAGGATGAATTCGCTCACAAAGGAGCTAGCTGATGTTTTTTGGGAGGACTGTGAAAATGATGTGACATTTTACGGCTTTACCGACACTGAACTCAAAGATGAG CAGAATTGCAGTTTTGGAGATGAAGATGAAGCTCAAGCTCAGCTGGACATTTTCCCCAAGGAAGAGGAAACTAAATCTAAAGCATCTGCTACTTCTACAGTCCAGCCCTTCAGGCTGAGGGTGGCTCTGCGCTCAGCTCCCTCTACCCAGCAGTCTACGGACGATGAGGATGcagaggcggaggagaggacgacATACAAGAAAGGAGTCAAAAGGACAGGACAGCGCAATAGGACAAAGAAGGAGAGACACGTGAAATTTGAAGATGGCGAGGCAGCAGCGGCTCGGCCTGCTTCCACTGAGGACCGAGGTTCTGATTCAGCAGATGATGCGTCGGACACTTTCCTGGCCAGAAGAGAGCAGAACATTAAAGCCAACAAAGCCATG TTGGCTCAGCTGATGGCAGACCTGCAGAAAATGCCAGGAGGTGCAGggctgctgaagaaacaagCAGGCAAACAGAAGGCAAAAGACAGAAGCTCT CATCCGCCACGATCTGCTGCGACTGGAGGAGAATCCAGGAGAAACCCAGAGCGGGCGTCTCGCAGGCTGACAAGGTCCATGTCGGGAACGGAGGATCCTTTGGCTGCTGAGGAGGCAGAAGTGGAGCTCAGCTTggaggaggagctgctggag GTACGCCAAGCTCCACGGCGTCGTGGCGTCCCACGAGGTAATCGAAGCAAACCTCACATTATTCGTCCGGTAGAAGAAATCACAGAAGATGATCTCGAGTTGGTCGCAGACAACATGACCGAGAAAGTCTACAACAGTGTCACC GGTTCCACGTGTCATCAGTGCCGTCAGAAAACTGTTGACACAAAGACGTGCTGTCGCAGTGAGGACTGCCGTGGGATTCAGGGTCAGTTCTGCGGGCCGTGCCTGAGGAACCGATATGGAGAGGATGTCAAAAAAGCGCTGCTTGATCCG GACTGGAAATGCCCTCCCTGTCGAGGCATTTGCAACTGCAGCTTCTGTCGTCAGCGTGAGGGCCGCTGCCCAACCGGCATCCTCTTCCCCCTGGCTCAATATCACGGCTTCTCTGACGTCCACTCCTACCTCACCAG CCTCCGCAACAAACTCAAGACCGAGGTGGATGATGTAGAGATGTAA
- the LOC100697968 gene encoding cell division cycle-associated protein 7 isoform X2: MKLFVSGDTVLRMNSLTKELADVFWEDCENDVTFYGFTDTELKDENCSFGDEDEAQAQLDIFPKEEETKSKASATSTVQPFRLRVALRSAPSTQQSTDDEDAEAEERTTYKKGVKRTGQRNRTKKERHVKFEDGEAAAARPASTEDRGSDSADDASDTFLARREQNIKANKAMLAQLMADLQKMPGGAGLLKKQAGKQKAKDRSSHPPRSAATGGESRRNPERASRRLTRSMSGTEDPLAAEEAEVELSLEEELLEVRQAPRRRGVPRGNRSKPHIIRPVEEITEDDLELVADNMTEKVYNSVTGSTCHQCRQKTVDTKTCCRSEDCRGIQGQFCGPCLRNRYGEDVKKALLDPDWKCPPCRGICNCSFCRQREGRCPTGILFPLAQYHGFSDVHSYLTSLRNKLKTEVDDVEM; encoded by the exons ATGAAGCTCTTCGTTTCTGGG GACACGGTTTTAAGGATGAATTCGCTCACAAAGGAGCTAGCTGATGTTTTTTGGGAGGACTGTGAAAATGATGTGACATTTTACGGCTTTACCGACACTGAACTCAAAGATGAG AATTGCAGTTTTGGAGATGAAGATGAAGCTCAAGCTCAGCTGGACATTTTCCCCAAGGAAGAGGAAACTAAATCTAAAGCATCTGCTACTTCTACAGTCCAGCCCTTCAGGCTGAGGGTGGCTCTGCGCTCAGCTCCCTCTACCCAGCAGTCTACGGACGATGAGGATGcagaggcggaggagaggacgacATACAAGAAAGGAGTCAAAAGGACAGGACAGCGCAATAGGACAAAGAAGGAGAGACACGTGAAATTTGAAGATGGCGAGGCAGCAGCGGCTCGGCCTGCTTCCACTGAGGACCGAGGTTCTGATTCAGCAGATGATGCGTCGGACACTTTCCTGGCCAGAAGAGAGCAGAACATTAAAGCCAACAAAGCCATG TTGGCTCAGCTGATGGCAGACCTGCAGAAAATGCCAGGAGGTGCAGggctgctgaagaaacaagCAGGCAAACAGAAGGCAAAAGACAGAAGCTCT CATCCGCCACGATCTGCTGCGACTGGAGGAGAATCCAGGAGAAACCCAGAGCGGGCGTCTCGCAGGCTGACAAGGTCCATGTCGGGAACGGAGGATCCTTTGGCTGCTGAGGAGGCAGAAGTGGAGCTCAGCTTggaggaggagctgctggag GTACGCCAAGCTCCACGGCGTCGTGGCGTCCCACGAGGTAATCGAAGCAAACCTCACATTATTCGTCCGGTAGAAGAAATCACAGAAGATGATCTCGAGTTGGTCGCAGACAACATGACCGAGAAAGTCTACAACAGTGTCACC GGTTCCACGTGTCATCAGTGCCGTCAGAAAACTGTTGACACAAAGACGTGCTGTCGCAGTGAGGACTGCCGTGGGATTCAGGGTCAGTTCTGCGGGCCGTGCCTGAGGAACCGATATGGAGAGGATGTCAAAAAAGCGCTGCTTGATCCG GACTGGAAATGCCCTCCCTGTCGAGGCATTTGCAACTGCAGCTTCTGTCGTCAGCGTGAGGGCCGCTGCCCAACCGGCATCCTCTTCCCCCTGGCTCAATATCACGGCTTCTCTGACGTCCACTCCTACCTCACCAG CCTCCGCAACAAACTCAAGACCGAGGTGGATGATGTAGAGATGTAA
- the LOC100697968 gene encoding cell division cycle-associated protein 7 isoform X1 produces the protein MKLFVSGDTVLRMNSLTKELADVFWEDCENDVTFYGFTDTELKDEQNCSFGDEDEAQAQLDIFPKEEETKSKASATSTVQPFRLRVALRSAPSTQQSTDDEDAEAEERTTYKKGVKRTGQRNRTKKERHVKFEDGEAAAARPASTEDRGSDSADDASDTFLARREQNIKANKAMLAQLMADLQKMPGGAGLLKKQAGKQKAKDRSSHPPRSAATGGESRRNPERASRRLTRSMSGTEDPLAAEEAEVELSLEEELLEVRQAPRRRGVPRGNRSKPHIIRPVEEITEDDLELVADNMTEKVYNSVTGSTCHQCRQKTVDTKTCCRSEDCRGIQGQFCGPCLRNRYGEDVKKALLDPDWKCPPCRGICNCSFCRQREGRCPTGILFPLAQYHGFSDVHSYLTSLRNKLKTEVDDVEM, from the exons ATGAAGCTCTTCGTTTCTGGG GACACGGTTTTAAGGATGAATTCGCTCACAAAGGAGCTAGCTGATGTTTTTTGGGAGGACTGTGAAAATGATGTGACATTTTACGGCTTTACCGACACTGAACTCAAAGATGAG CAGAATTGCAGTTTTGGAGATGAAGATGAAGCTCAAGCTCAGCTGGACATTTTCCCCAAGGAAGAGGAAACTAAATCTAAAGCATCTGCTACTTCTACAGTCCAGCCCTTCAGGCTGAGGGTGGCTCTGCGCTCAGCTCCCTCTACCCAGCAGTCTACGGACGATGAGGATGcagaggcggaggagaggacgacATACAAGAAAGGAGTCAAAAGGACAGGACAGCGCAATAGGACAAAGAAGGAGAGACACGTGAAATTTGAAGATGGCGAGGCAGCAGCGGCTCGGCCTGCTTCCACTGAGGACCGAGGTTCTGATTCAGCAGATGATGCGTCGGACACTTTCCTGGCCAGAAGAGAGCAGAACATTAAAGCCAACAAAGCCATG TTGGCTCAGCTGATGGCAGACCTGCAGAAAATGCCAGGAGGTGCAGggctgctgaagaaacaagCAGGCAAACAGAAGGCAAAAGACAGAAGCTCT CATCCGCCACGATCTGCTGCGACTGGAGGAGAATCCAGGAGAAACCCAGAGCGGGCGTCTCGCAGGCTGACAAGGTCCATGTCGGGAACGGAGGATCCTTTGGCTGCTGAGGAGGCAGAAGTGGAGCTCAGCTTggaggaggagctgctggag GTACGCCAAGCTCCACGGCGTCGTGGCGTCCCACGAGGTAATCGAAGCAAACCTCACATTATTCGTCCGGTAGAAGAAATCACAGAAGATGATCTCGAGTTGGTCGCAGACAACATGACCGAGAAAGTCTACAACAGTGTCACC GGTTCCACGTGTCATCAGTGCCGTCAGAAAACTGTTGACACAAAGACGTGCTGTCGCAGTGAGGACTGCCGTGGGATTCAGGGTCAGTTCTGCGGGCCGTGCCTGAGGAACCGATATGGAGAGGATGTCAAAAAAGCGCTGCTTGATCCG GACTGGAAATGCCCTCCCTGTCGAGGCATTTGCAACTGCAGCTTCTGTCGTCAGCGTGAGGGCCGCTGCCCAACCGGCATCCTCTTCCCCCTGGCTCAATATCACGGCTTCTCTGACGTCCACTCCTACCTCACCAG CCTCCGCAACAAACTCAAGACCGAGGTGGATGATGTAGAGATGTAA
- the LOC100697968 gene encoding cell division cycle-associated protein 7 isoform X4: protein MNSLTKELADVFWEDCENDVTFYGFTDTELKDEQNCSFGDEDEAQAQLDIFPKEEETKSKASATSTVQPFRLRVALRSAPSTQQSTDDEDAEAEERTTYKKGVKRTGQRNRTKKERHVKFEDGEAAAARPASTEDRGSDSADDASDTFLARREQNIKANKAMLAQLMADLQKMPGGAGLLKKQAGKQKAKDRSSHPPRSAATGGESRRNPERASRRLTRSMSGTEDPLAAEEAEVELSLEEELLEVRQAPRRRGVPRGNRSKPHIIRPVEEITEDDLELVADNMTEKVYNSVTGSTCHQCRQKTVDTKTCCRSEDCRGIQGQFCGPCLRNRYGEDVKKALLDPDWKCPPCRGICNCSFCRQREGRCPTGILFPLAQYHGFSDVHSYLTSLRNKLKTEVDDVEM from the exons ATGAATTCGCTCACAAAGGAGCTAGCTGATGTTTTTTGGGAGGACTGTGAAAATGATGTGACATTTTACGGCTTTACCGACACTGAACTCAAAGATGAG CAGAATTGCAGTTTTGGAGATGAAGATGAAGCTCAAGCTCAGCTGGACATTTTCCCCAAGGAAGAGGAAACTAAATCTAAAGCATCTGCTACTTCTACAGTCCAGCCCTTCAGGCTGAGGGTGGCTCTGCGCTCAGCTCCCTCTACCCAGCAGTCTACGGACGATGAGGATGcagaggcggaggagaggacgacATACAAGAAAGGAGTCAAAAGGACAGGACAGCGCAATAGGACAAAGAAGGAGAGACACGTGAAATTTGAAGATGGCGAGGCAGCAGCGGCTCGGCCTGCTTCCACTGAGGACCGAGGTTCTGATTCAGCAGATGATGCGTCGGACACTTTCCTGGCCAGAAGAGAGCAGAACATTAAAGCCAACAAAGCCATG TTGGCTCAGCTGATGGCAGACCTGCAGAAAATGCCAGGAGGTGCAGggctgctgaagaaacaagCAGGCAAACAGAAGGCAAAAGACAGAAGCTCT CATCCGCCACGATCTGCTGCGACTGGAGGAGAATCCAGGAGAAACCCAGAGCGGGCGTCTCGCAGGCTGACAAGGTCCATGTCGGGAACGGAGGATCCTTTGGCTGCTGAGGAGGCAGAAGTGGAGCTCAGCTTggaggaggagctgctggag GTACGCCAAGCTCCACGGCGTCGTGGCGTCCCACGAGGTAATCGAAGCAAACCTCACATTATTCGTCCGGTAGAAGAAATCACAGAAGATGATCTCGAGTTGGTCGCAGACAACATGACCGAGAAAGTCTACAACAGTGTCACC GGTTCCACGTGTCATCAGTGCCGTCAGAAAACTGTTGACACAAAGACGTGCTGTCGCAGTGAGGACTGCCGTGGGATTCAGGGTCAGTTCTGCGGGCCGTGCCTGAGGAACCGATATGGAGAGGATGTCAAAAAAGCGCTGCTTGATCCG GACTGGAAATGCCCTCCCTGTCGAGGCATTTGCAACTGCAGCTTCTGTCGTCAGCGTGAGGGCCGCTGCCCAACCGGCATCCTCTTCCCCCTGGCTCAATATCACGGCTTCTCTGACGTCCACTCCTACCTCACCAG CCTCCGCAACAAACTCAAGACCGAGGTGGATGATGTAGAGATGTAA
- the LOC100697968 gene encoding cell division cycle-associated protein 7 isoform X5 — MNSLTKELADVFWEDCENDVTFYGFTDTELKDENCSFGDEDEAQAQLDIFPKEEETKSKASATSTVQPFRLRVALRSAPSTQQSTDDEDAEAEERTTYKKGVKRTGQRNRTKKERHVKFEDGEAAAARPASTEDRGSDSADDASDTFLARREQNIKANKAMLAQLMADLQKMPGGAGLLKKQAGKQKAKDRSSHPPRSAATGGESRRNPERASRRLTRSMSGTEDPLAAEEAEVELSLEEELLEVRQAPRRRGVPRGNRSKPHIIRPVEEITEDDLELVADNMTEKVYNSVTGSTCHQCRQKTVDTKTCCRSEDCRGIQGQFCGPCLRNRYGEDVKKALLDPDWKCPPCRGICNCSFCRQREGRCPTGILFPLAQYHGFSDVHSYLTSLRNKLKTEVDDVEM, encoded by the exons ATGAATTCGCTCACAAAGGAGCTAGCTGATGTTTTTTGGGAGGACTGTGAAAATGATGTGACATTTTACGGCTTTACCGACACTGAACTCAAAGATGAG AATTGCAGTTTTGGAGATGAAGATGAAGCTCAAGCTCAGCTGGACATTTTCCCCAAGGAAGAGGAAACTAAATCTAAAGCATCTGCTACTTCTACAGTCCAGCCCTTCAGGCTGAGGGTGGCTCTGCGCTCAGCTCCCTCTACCCAGCAGTCTACGGACGATGAGGATGcagaggcggaggagaggacgacATACAAGAAAGGAGTCAAAAGGACAGGACAGCGCAATAGGACAAAGAAGGAGAGACACGTGAAATTTGAAGATGGCGAGGCAGCAGCGGCTCGGCCTGCTTCCACTGAGGACCGAGGTTCTGATTCAGCAGATGATGCGTCGGACACTTTCCTGGCCAGAAGAGAGCAGAACATTAAAGCCAACAAAGCCATG TTGGCTCAGCTGATGGCAGACCTGCAGAAAATGCCAGGAGGTGCAGggctgctgaagaaacaagCAGGCAAACAGAAGGCAAAAGACAGAAGCTCT CATCCGCCACGATCTGCTGCGACTGGAGGAGAATCCAGGAGAAACCCAGAGCGGGCGTCTCGCAGGCTGACAAGGTCCATGTCGGGAACGGAGGATCCTTTGGCTGCTGAGGAGGCAGAAGTGGAGCTCAGCTTggaggaggagctgctggag GTACGCCAAGCTCCACGGCGTCGTGGCGTCCCACGAGGTAATCGAAGCAAACCTCACATTATTCGTCCGGTAGAAGAAATCACAGAAGATGATCTCGAGTTGGTCGCAGACAACATGACCGAGAAAGTCTACAACAGTGTCACC GGTTCCACGTGTCATCAGTGCCGTCAGAAAACTGTTGACACAAAGACGTGCTGTCGCAGTGAGGACTGCCGTGGGATTCAGGGTCAGTTCTGCGGGCCGTGCCTGAGGAACCGATATGGAGAGGATGTCAAAAAAGCGCTGCTTGATCCG GACTGGAAATGCCCTCCCTGTCGAGGCATTTGCAACTGCAGCTTCTGTCGTCAGCGTGAGGGCCGCTGCCCAACCGGCATCCTCTTCCCCCTGGCTCAATATCACGGCTTCTCTGACGTCCACTCCTACCTCACCAG CCTCCGCAACAAACTCAAGACCGAGGTGGATGATGTAGAGATGTAA